The Halodesulfovibrio marinisediminis DSM 17456 genomic interval TATCGGCTATGTTATTGGCGCTGGTACTCAACATGTACCAAATCCTAAACGTAATGAACGGGGGATTCCTCTTTCTGCAGCCGGTACGCTGGAATTGAAGGGCGATTTAAAACAAATGGATGCCAGATACTTGCGCGGCCTGAGTTTCTTGGGATACGGTAACACTATGAGTGTCGGTGTAGGTATTCCGATTCCAATTCTCAACGAAGAAATGGCGTGGTACACAGGCGTTGCAGACAGTGACATTCAGATGCCGGTAAAAGACTACGGCCATGATTATCCAAACGGATTACCGCGTGTGCTGCAACATTGTACATACGAGGAACTGAAGTCCGGTGAAGTTGAAATTATGGGCAAAAAGGTTGAAACAGTACCGATGACCAGTTACCCGATTTCACTTGAGATTGCAGATAAACTTAAAGAATGGATTCAAAAGGGCGACTTCCTTTTGACCGAACCAGTGGAAAAAATTCCAGCATGGTAAATACGTCTAAACTTCAAGCCCTTGAGTATAAGCTCAAGGGCTTTTTTTCTCCTGTATTGGCGTTTTCCGGTGGAGTGGACAGTCGTTTTCTGGCGCATCTCATGCACCGCGCAGAAATTAGCTTTACGGCAGTCCACATAACCGGTGAACATGTTCCCCGTGCGGAATCGGCTAAGGCTCTCAACTGGCTGCAAACGCATGATGTTTCGTATCAGGCTTTACGTCTTTCTCCGCTTTCTGTTCCGGAGATAGCGGAAAATAACAAGACTCGTTGTTATCACTGCAAGAGGCTGTTATTTTCTAGTATTAAAGAACTGGTTCAGGTCAATGGCGGAGAAGGAGAACAGCTCGTCGTTATCGATGGAACCAATGCTTCTGATCTGGGTGAATATCGTCCCGGGCTGAAGGCTTTGGAAGAGTTGGATGTTGTAAGCCCGCTCGCATTATGTGGAATCACTAAAGATGAAGTGCGTGAGTTGGCAAAAGCTACAGGCATGGAGCACTTTGACCAGCCTGCTACGCCGTGTCTGCTTACCCGCTTTTCATATGGTTGTACGCCGGATGAGCGTCTTTTGCAGAAGATTGAAGAGTGCGAGGCCGCACTTAAGCGTTACGGATTGCAGAATTTTAGAGTTCGTATCTTGGATGACGGCTCGCAGTTGCTTCAGGTGTCTACAGCAGAAAAAGGTCTATTGCATAAGCATCACGACGCTATTGAAGGTACCCTGCGCAGCGCAGGGTTTGAATCAGCAATAATTCACTGTTCTGAACGCGTAAGTGGATTTTACGACCGCAAATAGAATCATCTGATACTCTATAGCACTACTGGACAACAGTAAGCTTCTTCTGTATCATCCCGACTTTCGAAAAGACCGCTAAGGAGAATTATAATGGCTCATAAAAAACATGAACGTAAGAAAGAACTCGATCGTCGTCGTCATCGCCGTAAAAAAGCAATGAAACTTCGCATTAAAGAAGCTGTTGCTGCTAAGAACGCATAAGTTTCTTTTCGATAATTTTATCGGCTGCCTACAAGCGCGATAATGTTTTCCAGCTGCATTTCAGGTTGGAAAACGGCATTTTTCTTGGCAGCGGTTTCATGTTTCTAAACAGTGAAGCCGCTGTTTAGCTTTTCTAAGTTTTGTATTGTTGATGGAGGGTATTATGCCCATTTATGAATATCGCTGTAATGCGTGCGAACAAATTTTTGAAGAATGGACCACTTCCTGTTCTGAAAGTGACGAGTCCATTAAATGTCCTGTATGCGGTGGAGTAGCCGAGCGTATTATCTCCAACACTACTTTTGTGCTTAAAGGTGGTGGCTGGTATGTTTCCGAATATGGAAAAAACAGTGCGGCATCGAATCCCGCTAAAAAGGATATTCCATCCGGTTCTTCCGGGTGTTCCAGCTCCTCATCTTCTTCTGCATCTTGATAGATTTTTCGGCGGCCTGTACTGGCTGCCTTTTTTATGCATAGCAATCTTTAACCACAACCTTATGTAAGAGAACGCTAAAATGATCGAACGTTATACTCGCCCCGAAATGGGTCAGCTCTGGACGCTTGAAAACAAATTCCGCGTCTGGCTCGAAGTTGAAATCGCTGTTTGTGAGGCGTGGCACCGCCTTGGCGAAATCGATGATGAAAGTATGAAGCAGATTCGTGAGAAGGCCGATTTTGACGTGGACCGTATTCTTGAGATTGAGGAAACTACTCGTCACGATGTGATTGCATTCCTCACTGCTGTAGAAGAGAAAGTTGGCCCTGCGGCTCGCTTTATCCACCTCGGCTGTACTTCTTCCGACATTGTGGACACAGCTAACGGCGTTCTGCTTTCCCGCGCAGGTGATATCATTCTCAAAGATTTTGAAAAATTACTTGAGACCCTGAAAACCATCGCGCATGAGAACAAAGGTCGTCTGTGCATGGGACGTACCCACGGTATTCATGCAGAGCCTACCAGCTTCGGTTTGAAGATGGCTGGCTTCTATGCTGAGTTCAAGCGTCACTACGAACGTTTCAAAGCTGCTGTTGAAGGCATTCGTGTCGGTAAAATTTCCGGTGCGGTAGGTACAATGGCAATGATTCCAGCGGAAGTTGAAACTATCACTTGCGAAGTGCTCGGTCTTGCTGTGGATCCTATTTCCACACAGGTAATCAACCGTGACCGTTACGCTGCGTACTTCACAGCCCTTGCTGTTGCAGCAGGCGGTATTGAGCGTCTTTGTGTTGAACTGCGCCACTTGCAGCGTACCGAAGTGCTTGAAGCTGAGGAAGGTTTCCGCAAAGGTCAGAAAGGTTCTTCCGCAATGCCACACAAAAAGAACCCTATTTCTGCAGAAAACCTTACTGGTCTTTCCCGTCTTATCCGTACCAACTCTGTTTCTGCTATGGAAAACCAGGCTCTCTGGCACGAGCGTGACATCAGTCACTCCTCTGTTGAGCGTGTAATTATGCCGGATACCACAATCCTCATGAACTACATGCTTAACCGTCTGTGCAATCTGATTTCCAACCTGCGTGTCATTCCTGAAAACATGGATCGCAATCTTGTTGGTTCAATGGGACTCTTCTTCTCCCAGCGTGTACTTCTTGGCCTTGTTGATACCGGCATGGGTCGTCAGGATGCGTATGTAATGGTGCAGAAATGTGCAATGGAAAGTTGGGATACAAAACAGCTTTTTGAAGACCTCGTTCGAAAAGATCCAGAAATCAGTGCACGCATCGCACCTGAAAAAATGGATGAAATCTTCGATGCAAAATACTACCTGCGTCATGAAGATCTGATTTTCGATCGCGTATTCAATTCATAGATTTATAGTAAAAAATTATGGAGCGGAAAATGGCAGAACTTAAAAAACGACTTGCAAAACTTCTGTACGAGAAGTCTTACAAAGAAGGGGACTTCACTCTCGCTTCCGGCAAAAAGAGTGATTACTACTTCGACTGCCGTCAGACCGCTCTGCACCCTGAAGGTGCGTGGTTGATCGGCAACCTTTTCTACGAACTCATTTCCGGCCTTGAGAATGCAGCAGAAATTAAAGGCGTAGGCGGTATGACTCTTGGTGCGGACCCGCTTGTAAGCTCTACTTCTGTAATCTCCTTTGAAAAAGGCGGACACCTTCCTGCACTTATCGTGCGTAAGCAGCCTAAAGGTCATGGAACCGGACAGGGCGTTGAAGGTCTTGCTAATTTTGAAGATGGCGATGTAGTTGTTATGCTTGAAGATGTAGTAACTACTGGTGGCTCTGTTATTACTGCAATTGAGCGTATTGAAGCTTCTGGCCTCAAAGTGTCTTGCGTATGCGCAGTACTTGATCGTGATGAGGGTGGCCGCGAAGCGCTTGCAGAGCGTGGTTACAACCTTGTATCTATCTTTAACCGTAAAGAGCTTGTAGAACTTGCTACTAGCTAACGCGTTATAAATAGAGATGTTTTTGAGTGCCTCCTGCATGGGGGCACTTTTTTTTTTACACTTTTTTCTAGTGCATTGAACTGCAATTTCTTGACAAGTTTGCTTGTCTCATGTCCTTTGTCAGTTTGGATTTACAATTACTTTAGTCTTCAAATAAATCACGGCATGTTGGGGATTTTTCCTCGAAATAAGGATCTTCATGCGCTTGCTTCCGTACCTCTTTTCATTTTGCCTTTGTTTTAGCATTTCCATTGTTCCCGCCTTTGCTGGTTGGCAGGCCGTTGTTCCTGAAGAAGCTGGAAAGCTTCCAATGCTTGTTGCAGTTGATAAATCCAGACAATCTGCTCAGTTCTTTGGTCAAAAGGCCAGCGAGCTTTCTTCGCAAAAAGTTCCTTGCAGTTCCGGACAGGTGAAAGGGGATAAGCAGCGTGAGGGAGACAGAAAGACCCCTGAAGGTATCTACTTTGTAGAAAAAAGGCGTACTAGTGGGTTAGACTATGCTTTATACGGTCAGGAAGCATATACTCTTAATTATCCTAACCCTGTAGATAAGCTTCGAGAGAAGAATGGGCATGGCATTTGGATACACGGAAGGGGCACACCTATTGTTCCTAGAGAAACAAAAGGATGTATTGCTTTAAATAATCCGGATATTGCCGATCTATATACCAAGGTGACAGTTAATACTCCTGTAATTTTAGCCGAACAGGTAGTACCGTATTTTCGTTCTGAATCTGAATTTAACGAATTGAAAGAAAAAACGTTTCAGTGGGTTGCCGCATGGCAGGATCGTTCTCCAGAATATTTGCAAATGTTCTCACCCGAGGCATTTACAAAAAGTATGAAGAAGCCTTTTTCTTCTTTCAAACAACAAAAGGAACGTCTTTTTTCTCGACTTCCATGGATTATTACATGGACGAATAACGTTAATGTGCTTCAGGGACCTGATTACTGGGTAACATGGTTTGACCAATACTACCATGCCCCAAACCTTGTAACGCAAGGTGTACGCCGTTTGTACTGGCAGAAGAACAGCGACGGTGAGTTTGTAATTGTGGGCATGGAATGGAAAGAAAGGAAAATAGGTATAGAGAAGGCGTATCTTGACGCTGTCGCTGCAAGTGTGCATAACTTTCTTGATACTTGGGTCACTGACTGGAAAAACGGAACAGTGGATAAGTACATTAGTAGGTATGCGATCAAAGCCGTACAAGGATCGCATCGGGGTGTTAATGCCATAGCAAATCATAAGCGTAAGCTGTGGCAGCAAAAAAAGCCTGCTAAGATTGTGCTTTCAGACATCAAAATGTCTATGTCCCGACGGGGGCTTGAAGTAACCATGAACCAATACTATGAAGATAGTACCGGTTACTCAGATCAAGGGACTAAGACATTGGTCTTACTGCCAAAAGATGGCCAATGGGTCATCGTAATTGAAGAGTGGAGATCCTGATAGATGAGTGAAAAGTATAGTGTCCTCATAATGCGTGATGATACAAACGTACGACGATACAGGGTGAGTTCGTCCAGCTTAAGGATGCTTTTAGTTGTTTTGTTCTGTGTGGTGCTCGTGGCGCTATGCGGAATCTTTACAAGTTTTTCACTCTGGGAAACAAATACAGCTCTTATGAAAGAGCGCCACGGTGTACAAAAAGAGTTACGTGATTTAAAGGTGTACGTTGAACGCCTTGAAAATATAGAACAAATTTTGCAATCAAACGATCCTGAAGAACTTCAGGCATTGTTTTCTTCTATGAGTGTGGCTGCTTCAGCAGAGT includes:
- the purB gene encoding adenylosuccinate lyase — its product is MIERYTRPEMGQLWTLENKFRVWLEVEIAVCEAWHRLGEIDDESMKQIREKADFDVDRILEIEETTRHDVIAFLTAVEEKVGPAARFIHLGCTSSDIVDTANGVLLSRAGDIILKDFEKLLETLKTIAHENKGRLCMGRTHGIHAEPTSFGLKMAGFYAEFKRHYERFKAAVEGIRVGKISGAVGTMAMIPAEVETITCEVLGLAVDPISTQVINRDRYAAYFTALAVAAGGIERLCVELRHLQRTEVLEAEEGFRKGQKGSSAMPHKKNPISAENLTGLSRLIRTNSVSAMENQALWHERDISHSSVERVIMPDTTILMNYMLNRLCNLISNLRVIPENMDRNLVGSMGLFFSQRVLLGLVDTGMGRQDAYVMVQKCAMESWDTKQLFEDLVRKDPEISARIAPEKMDEIFDAKYYLRHEDLIFDRVFNS
- a CDS encoding DUF6800 family protein, yielding MAHKKHERKKELDRRRHRRKKAMKLRIKEAVAAKNA
- a CDS encoding FmdB family zinc ribbon protein, coding for MPIYEYRCNACEQIFEEWTTSCSESDESIKCPVCGGVAERIISNTTFVLKGGGWYVSEYGKNSAASNPAKKDIPSGSSGCSSSSSSSAS
- a CDS encoding L,D-transpeptidase family protein; amino-acid sequence: MRLLPYLFSFCLCFSISIVPAFAGWQAVVPEEAGKLPMLVAVDKSRQSAQFFGQKASELSSQKVPCSSGQVKGDKQREGDRKTPEGIYFVEKRRTSGLDYALYGQEAYTLNYPNPVDKLREKNGHGIWIHGRGTPIVPRETKGCIALNNPDIADLYTKVTVNTPVILAEQVVPYFRSESEFNELKEKTFQWVAAWQDRSPEYLQMFSPEAFTKSMKKPFSSFKQQKERLFSRLPWIITWTNNVNVLQGPDYWVTWFDQYYHAPNLVTQGVRRLYWQKNSDGEFVIVGMEWKERKIGIEKAYLDAVAASVHNFLDTWVTDWKNGTVDKYISRYAIKAVQGSHRGVNAIANHKRKLWQQKKPAKIVLSDIKMSMSRRGLEVTMNQYYEDSTGYSDQGTKTLVLLPKDGQWVIVIEEWRS
- the larE gene encoding ATP-dependent sacrificial sulfur transferase LarE — encoded protein: MVNTSKLQALEYKLKGFFSPVLAFSGGVDSRFLAHLMHRAEISFTAVHITGEHVPRAESAKALNWLQTHDVSYQALRLSPLSVPEIAENNKTRCYHCKRLLFSSIKELVQVNGGEGEQLVVIDGTNASDLGEYRPGLKALEELDVVSPLALCGITKDEVRELAKATGMEHFDQPATPCLLTRFSYGCTPDERLLQKIEECEAALKRYGLQNFRVRILDDGSQLLQVSTAEKGLLHKHHDAIEGTLRSAGFESAIIHCSERVSGFYDRK
- the pyrE gene encoding orotate phosphoribosyltransferase; the encoded protein is MAELKKRLAKLLYEKSYKEGDFTLASGKKSDYYFDCRQTALHPEGAWLIGNLFYELISGLENAAEIKGVGGMTLGADPLVSSTSVISFEKGGHLPALIVRKQPKGHGTGQGVEGLANFEDGDVVVMLEDVVTTGGSVITAIERIEASGLKVSCVCAVLDRDEGGREALAERGYNLVSIFNRKELVELATS